The sequence below is a genomic window from Nitrospirota bacterium.
GGTAGGTTCTGTGTACGTGTACGTGACAGATTTGCATCTGTAGGAGAGGGCGTTTTTTATCACCTTTTCGGGAGGGAGATCATACGTGTCGGTATCTTCCGGACTGGCCTGTGATATCTGCCAGTTCTGGCAGAACTTGCAGCTAAGTACACACCCGGCGGTTGCGATCGAGAAGGCTGAGGTGCCGGGAAGGAAATGGAAAAATGGCTTTTTCTCGATCGGATCGACATGCACTGCACAGGGCTTTCCATACACAAGGCTGTATAATGTGCCATTTCTGTTCACCCTTGTCCTGCACCTGCTGCGCTGCCCTTCTTCAAGCACGCATCCGTTCGGGCAGAGTTCGCACTGTACTGTCTTGCCCATAGAAGTATTATAAAACTTTTTGTGTTGAAACTCGAAACCATATCATGAACTGCCGCGCAGGTCAAAGGAGAGTTCTCAAGTTTGCAAGGAACCTGCCGCTATGCGCAATACCAATACCGCGGAAAACATTTTTATCATCGCTATCAGCAGAAGGGCGTTAGAAACCCCGAAAAGCGGAATGATGATCAGGGACGATAGCAATGCCCCGAGAAAAGAACCGGCAAGGTCAAAGGCGTATAGTTTGCCTCCGGCCTCTTTATCTGCGAGAGAGAGATTCGCCGTGCTGAACTGCCCTCCGGTGATCATCCCGAACAGACACACGAGCACATAAAAGAAAAGCTCCTCATTGAAAAACAGGGAAGATACTGAAGCCGTAAGGATCGTTGCCAGTTCAAGGGCACACAGTCCCCGCAGGGCGTACCGCATTTTCCTGGTGATGACGGTTCCGGTCCAGAGTCCGGCCATGAACAGGGCGGAAAGGAGGCCGATCATCTCATACACAAATCCGTGGATCGACTCATAGGCAAGTATCACGGCGAGCATAAACGACATGCCTGAGAACCCTGTGGCAAAGACGGAGAAAAAAAGTGTCCTGCGTTTTTTTCCGAATGCTGCCAATAAGATGCATGCGAAGATGATCGAGGAAAAAAGAACGACATGCACTTGCCGGACAGTAAGCAGGAAGGTGAGAAATCTTCCCCCATGCTTCTCTTCCCAGAGCATGACGGTATAAAGATAGGCAGAGGGCCTGAGGTCAGTATTTTCCAGGGATACTTCTTCGAGGCGTTGCCTGACATATTCTGTATTGTAGGGAGAGAAGGCATCACGGAATATGTAGCGGTTAAAATAGCGTGTAGAGAGTTCCCTCTGCATAAATCGGTGTTCGAGAATCTCAGGTGCAACGGAGAAAGCCGCATCTGAGGCAAAAAGTCTCCCGTATTCCTGGGAGGTCACCTCAACATGCCTGAAAACAGACGCAAGGGAGTTATATATGGAGCCGCTTGCCGTCTGCATCCTTTTTCCTATATACCCTGTTGAGTACGGCAGTGAAAGCGCAATGATGCCGTCTTTCCGGAGGACACCCTTTGCTTCTCTGAAGAAATCCCTGGTGTAGAACCTGTTGATGCTTGCCGTCGAGGGCTGCGGAAGATGCAAGACAATGAAATCATACCGGGGCTGCCGCAGACCCTTTATGTATCTCCTGCCGTCCTGAATGCGTATGCTGACTTTATTGTTTTTTATTGCATTCAGATCTTCCTGCTGACTGAGAACCTTCATTGCGACTTCCGCAATCTTCGAATCAAGTTCAATTAAATCAATATGATGCACGTTATACTTCAAGTAATCTTTTATAATTCCCGGAGATCCACCGATAATCAGGACGTTTGAGGGAGAAGGATGAAGGGCCATCGCAAGATGCACATTCATTTCTTCAGCAGGACTGTCCGGATAGGTGAACAGGAGATGGCCGTTTGCGTAGACGCTTGATTGGTTTCCGATATTGATAACCGCGATTTCACCGTATCTGGATTCGGCAGTATGGGAAACCTCAAGGCCGTGCCAGGGAAGGGTAACTGTAATCTTATGCAGACTGAGATAGAAAATCAGCGGAATGGTAAACAAAATGACAATTTTGCGCTTTCCTGACAACCAGATCGCCATGAGAATGTTTACTGCGGAAATCACTGAACAGAGCTCGAATGCCGGTATTCTTGAGGAGAGAACAAAAGTGAACAGTATGCCTCCGAGAAAGGCGCCGAGTGCCTCGAGCCCGTATACCTTTCCGGCTGCATTTACAGTCCCGGAATGTGAGACCGCCAGAGGAAACTGAAGACCGATCACGAAGCAAAGCGGAAGAAGCATGACGGCTGTGGAAAGGACTGTTGCCCATAAGGAAACGACTTCACCCGGCTCCAGCGAAAGGATTATCCGTATCGCTTTTATGCCGACAACAGTCGGCTGTGCGAGCATGGCTATGACAAGAAAAGATACTACAAACGCGTTTCTGAGTCTGATATTCTGACCGATATAACTTCCCAGTCCCACATAAATAAGCCAGAAGGACAAGGTAATCCCGATATCCAGTTCATTCCCCGAGAAAGTGGCAAGCAGCAGGCGAAGAACAGTAATCTGAAGGAGCATCGAAGAGAACCCCATCACGATGTAGGGGATTGATGAATGCAAGTGCGTCATCTCAGGTTCCTGCAATAACTATACAATCTCCGCATACAAAAAATAAGGGGTAATTTTTCCTGAACAGTCTCGTGATTTGGCATTTTTTTCGGATTGTGATAGGATTTTATCAGGTGATATGCCATATCTATTGACAGCATTCATATGAAAAGAAATTTGCAGAGAAACAATCACCCTCATGATGAAATGAACACAAACAGGCATAATGAGGAGCAAAATCAGGGCGCAATCCGCATCCTTATCCTTGAAGATGTTTTTGCGGATGCAGAACTGATGGAGCAGGAGTTGCTGAAGGGAGGCATACACTTTACCTCAAAACGGGTCGACTCAAAAGAGGAATTCGTGAGGGAACTCAGTGACTTTGCTCCGGATATCATCCTCTCGGACTACTCCCTTCCGCAGTTTGACGGGTTATCAGCGCTGGAGCTGGTGCAACAACAGAAACCCGATGTGCCATTCATACTCACAACAGGAGCAATGGGCGAGGAATTCGCAATTGAGACACTGAAAAAAGGTGCAACGGATTATGTCCTGAAACAGCGGCTTTCCCGGCTTGTACCTTCGGTGAAAAGGGCATTGCGGGAGGTTGAGGAAAAGGCTGCGCTGAAAAAGGCTGTAGAGGCCCTGAAGGCTTCGGAGGAAAAATACCGGGCAGTATTTGAGAATACCGGTACGGCGATGATAATCTTTGAGGAGGACATGATGATTTCCCTCGTAAACAGGGAGACCGAAAAGCTCTCCGGGTATGCGAGAGAAGAAATAGAAGGCAAGAGGAAATGGACGGAATTCGTCTCGCCGGAAGACCTCGAAAGGATGAAGAAGTATCACGTGATGAGAAGAATCGACCCTGATTCAGTTCCGCGTAATTATGAATTCCGGATTACCGACAGGAACGGAAAAGGAAAAAATATTTATATCACGATCGATCTGATACCCGGAACAAAGAAAAGCATCGCTTCCCTTCTAGATATTACCGAGCGGAAGAAATCGCGTGAGGCATTGGAAGTTGCGCGGCGCGAATGGGAGGACATTTTTCAGGCGATCGGACATCCGACCATCATTCTCGATGCAGAGCACAATATCATGATGGCGAACCGGGCGGCAGTAAAAGCTGCCGGCAGGACTGAGGAGGAAGCCAAAGGGAAAAAATGCTATGAGATTTTCCATCATACTGAGTGCCCTTCCAAGGACTGTCCAATGGAAAAAATGCGTGTTTCCCGCAGCCTTGAAATCGCCGGAATGGAGATGGAGGCCATGGGCGGTACCTATCTTGTATCCTGCACTCCGGTGCTTGACAAGGACGGCAATATCCTGAAGGTTATCCATATCGCGACTGATATTACCGAGAGGAAAAAGGCTGAAGAACGGCTGAGGCTGCTTACCTCGGTTCTGGAACAGACGAGTGAGGGAGTCGCGATGGTCGACCTTGCAGGCCACATCCTTTTCCTGAACGATGCCTTTGCATCAATCCACGGGTATGCTCCGGATGAGCTTATCGGAAAACACCTTTCCATATTCCATACCCCTGAGCAGATGCCTTCGGTGGATGCCGCAAACAGGGAGATTCTGGAGAAGGGGGAATTCAGCGGGAAAATCTGGCATGTAAAACGCGATGGGACGGTCTTTCCTTCGCTCATGCATAATTCATTGCTACGGGATGATTCAGGTAATGCAATAGGGATGATCGGCACGCTCCGTGATATCACAGACATTGAAAAAACTGAGGCAAGCCTGAAAAAAAGTAAGGCGGAACTGAATAAAAGGATAAAGGAGCTGGAGGATTTTTACAATCTGGCGGTTGGCCGGGAACTGAGGATGATCGAATTAAAAAAAGAGGCTGCAGCCCTGAAGGAAGAGCTGAAGAAACATAGAGCAAGGAATTAATCCTGAAGAGCCGGTACGCAGACATCTCTGTTCTGTGCCCGTACCGGCTCTTTTCTTGTTTATTCAGCTCTGACAGAGATTTTCTTTGTTTCCTTAATTGCGCGGGCGGTCTTTGGCAGAGTAACCGTCAGCACGCCTTTCCGGAAGTCTGCTTTTGCCTTGTCCATATCGACCTCTGCAGGAAGCGGTATGGTGCGGGTGAATGATCCGAAAGACCGTTCCATACGATAATGATCCTTGCCCTTGTCTTCCTTTTCCTCCTTCTTTTCGCCTTTTATGGTTACGGAATCCCTGTTCAGAAGGACATCGATATCCTTGTCATCCATGCCCGGAAGTTCAGCGGAAATCCTGATCTCCCTGTCGCTTTCCTTGATATCAACACTGGGGCTGAATGCGCCAAACTTGCCTTTAAATGGCTCCATCTCAAACCCGCTGAAGAAATTGTCGAACAATCTGTCCATCTCCTGGCGAAACAGCGCAAAAGGATTGGCTTCCCCGCGCTGTACCGGCAAAGGCTTTTTTCCAGAGGGCACGACATTCTTCTTCGGCATAGTAATTCCTCCTTTTTACGTTTCTGCTCTTACCGTTATTTTTCGTGTTTTGACCGCTTCTGCCTTTGGCAGAACGATTCGCAAGACGCCGTTTTTCACTGAGGCCTGAATCTTTTCCCTGTCTACCTCATCAGTGAGAGTGAAGGATCTCTGATAGTCACCGATACCATATTCCGAGACATACAGGGTGTGTTTTTCAGGAACAAATGGTTCAACCTTCCCGTAAATGGTCAGCACATTCTTTTCAAGCGTGATGTCAACGGACTTCTCATCGACCCCGGCCATATCAGCCGTAACGAGAATATCGTCTTTCCTCTCTATGATATCCACAGCGGGAGTGTAAAGCCTTCCAGCCCTTGTGAGTTCTCCCTTTTCAGGCGCTTCGGCCTGTTTCTTCTGTACATCCTTTGCAGTATCTGCCATACTTCTTCACCTCCTCGTAAGAACTTACAATGATTTTACAGTGATTTTTTTCGGTTTGTCCGCTTCTGCACGGGGGAGGCCGATGTGGAGGACTCCCTTTATGAATTTTGCTTCGACCTTTGCCGCATCGATACTGAAGGGCAGTTCGATGGTCTTGGTGAACTGGCCGGACCAGCGCTCTCTTCTGTGGAACGCCTCTCCCTCCCTCAATATCTCGGGATCGCGCGATCCGCGGATCGTGAGGGATTTGCCGACGACGGAGATGTCAATCG
It includes:
- a CDS encoding PAS domain S-box protein, with protein sequence MNTNRHNEEQNQGAIRILILEDVFADAELMEQELLKGGIHFTSKRVDSKEEFVRELSDFAPDIILSDYSLPQFDGLSALELVQQQKPDVPFILTTGAMGEEFAIETLKKGATDYVLKQRLSRLVPSVKRALREVEEKAALKKAVEALKASEEKYRAVFENTGTAMIIFEEDMMISLVNRETEKLSGYAREEIEGKRKWTEFVSPEDLERMKKYHVMRRIDPDSVPRNYEFRITDRNGKGKNIYITIDLIPGTKKSIASLLDITERKKSREALEVARREWEDIFQAIGHPTIILDAEHNIMMANRAAVKAAGRTEEEAKGKKCYEIFHHTECPSKDCPMEKMRVSRSLEIAGMEMEAMGGTYLVSCTPVLDKDGNILKVIHIATDITERKKAEERLRLLTSVLEQTSEGVAMVDLAGHILFLNDAFASIHGYAPDELIGKHLSIFHTPEQMPSVDAANREILEKGEFSGKIWHVKRDGTVFPSLMHNSLLRDDSGNAIGMIGTLRDITDIEKTEASLKKSKAELNKRIKELEDFYNLAVGRELRMIELKKEAAALKEELKKHRARN
- a CDS encoding Hsp20/alpha crystallin family protein encodes the protein MPKKNVVPSGKKPLPVQRGEANPFALFRQEMDRLFDNFFSGFEMEPFKGKFGAFSPSVDIKESDREIRISAELPGMDDKDIDVLLNRDSVTIKGEKKEEKEDKGKDHYRMERSFGSFTRTIPLPAEVDMDKAKADFRKGVLTVTLPKTARAIKETKKISVRAE
- a CDS encoding Hsp20/alpha crystallin family protein codes for the protein MADTAKDVQKKQAEAPEKGELTRAGRLYTPAVDIIERKDDILVTADMAGVDEKSVDITLEKNVLTIYGKVEPFVPEKHTLYVSEYGIGDYQRSFTLTDEVDREKIQASVKNGVLRIVLPKAEAVKTRKITVRAET
- a CDS encoding Hsp20/alpha crystallin family protein; the encoded protein is MLWSDLERVGRFMEPWKEFDRIHRALSRWTTTPNIEFPALNVWVAGDNAVVTTEIPGVDPGAIDISVVGKSLTIRGSRDPEILREGEAFHRRERWSGQFTKTIELPFSIDAAKVEAKFIKGVLHIGLPRAEADKPKKITVKSL